A region from the Colwellia sp. PAMC 21821 genome encodes:
- a CDS encoding YgjP-like metallopeptidase domain-containing protein: MATPLKYLSHYSVDIQQQVSKLIKEDSLKAYLLAQFPEPHEISTDKALREYSLLIKQQYLRKSAPLSQVKYDDKIHIINNALGLHTYVSRVQGNKLKSKNEIRIGSMFKKAPEALLNMIVVHELAHLKEKNHDKAFYQLCQHMLPNYHQLELMTRIYLTELESNGNIY, from the coding sequence ATGGCCACACCATTAAAATATTTATCTCATTATTCTGTTGATATTCAACAGCAAGTATCCAAGCTTATTAAGGAAGATAGCTTAAAGGCTTATTTATTAGCGCAGTTTCCTGAACCACATGAAATAAGCACCGATAAAGCATTACGTGAATATTCCCTCTTGATAAAGCAACAATATCTAAGGAAATCTGCGCCACTTAGCCAAGTAAAATACGATGATAAAATTCATATTATTAATAACGCGCTAGGCTTGCACACTTATGTCTCACGCGTACAAGGCAATAAACTTAAAAGTAAAAATGAGATACGAATTGGTAGCATGTTTAAGAAAGCACCCGAAGCACTATTAAATATGATCGTGGTGCATGAACTCGCCCATTTGAAAGAAAAAAATCATGACAAAGCCTTTTATCAGCTTTGCCAACATATGTTACCGAATTATCATCAATTAGAGTTAATGACCCGTATTTACCTCACCGAACTTGAAAGTAATGGCAATATTTATTGA